In Leishmania braziliensis MHOM/BR/75/M2904 complete genome, chromosome 29, a genomic segment contains:
- a CDS encoding putative 60S ribosomal protein L39, whose protein sequence is MGRFKPLAVKKKYAKKMNQNKPVPYWIRLRTGNRIKWNEKRRHWRRTKLNY, encoded by the coding sequence ATGGGCCGCTTCAAGCCTCTCGCCGTGAAGAAGAAGTACGCAAAAAAGATGAATCAGAACAAACCAGTTCCCTACTGGATTCGTCTGCGTACTGGTAACCGGATCAAGTGGAACGAGAAGCGCCGTCACTGGCGCCGCACGAAGCTGAACTACTAA
- a CDS encoding putative kinesin, producing MSDDGKSRVQVSLRIRPLGKGDRHGTKVVVRGVEGGGVVVDDRRKTKRTYQFDYVFSGGQAEVFEAIGRPMLEEAYKGFNVCLFAYGQTGSGKTYSLLGDVGSEEHAGVAPRFVRCLFDEAQRMVDEDADLTIKVSLSMIEVYMEKVRDLLVPRQRGQEPESLEIHEDPSRRVYVRGASVHQVLSAERMMELLRKGNASRQTAETRMNETSSRSHAIIQITVSQEFASVEKKDLECVVSLVDLAGSERQTKTESSGQQFDEARKINHSLLMLGRALNSFSERKGSDVFISLRESKLTRLLSESFGGNSKTWMLATVSPTAFNLTESISTMDYATNAMAITNKAKVNSMKGLELKELKAAVARLEKQLENLAMVRGAKALDVAGLQEERDALRLAVLTARSQDAASVRLRSTLQHIQLGNIALRRRVEAAEKRMIWSLDNEASFLFYKGRCAISLRRVLRGEKRAYRLALLAENGQLTPSTLNVELFSLSKDVTARKDPMELVGQSIRFCLRVVGAEDLPPQFCRHSFCKLSLLFDQDNHYFTTSTAEDTTNPRWNLVKQFELPHLSPEVISHFSTHRLFTFEVFGFST from the coding sequence ATGTCTGACGATGGAAAGTCTCGAGTGCAGGTCTCTCTCCGTATTCGACCTCTAGGCAAAGGGGACCGGCATGGCACCAAAGTTGTGGTGCGCGGTGtcgagggcggcggtgtcgtCGTGGATGACAGGCGAAAGACGAAGCGCACGTACCAGTTCGACTATGTGTTCAGCGGCGGCCAGGCCGAGGTGTTCGAGGCGATCGGGCGGCcgatgctggaggaggcgtacaAGGGGTTCAACGTGTGCCTGTTTGCGTACGGGCAGACGGGGAGCGGAAAGACATACAGCCTGCTCGGGGACGTGGGGAGCGAGGAGCACGCGGGCGTGGCGCCGCGGTTTGTGAGGTGTCTGTTcgacgaggcgcagcggatggtggacgaggacgctGACCTGACGATCAAGGTGTCGCTGTCGATGATCGAGGTGTACatggagaaggtgcgcgaCCTGCTTgtgccgcggcagcgcgggCAGGAGCCGGAGTCGCTGGAGATTCACGAGGACCCGAGCCGgcgcgtgtacgtgcgtggcGCAAGCGTGCACCAGGTGCTGAGCGCTGAGCGGatgatggagctgctgcggaagGGCAACGCGAGCCGGCAGACGGCGGAGACTAGGATGAACGAGACGAGCTCGCGGTCGCACGCGATCATACAGATCACGGTGTCGCAGGAGTTCGCGTCTGTGGAGAAGAAGGACCTGGAGTGCGTTGTGTCGCTGGTGGACCTTGCGGGGAGCGAGCGGCAGACGAAAACGGAGTCGAGCGGACAGCAGTTTGACGAGGCAAGAAAGATCAACcactcgctgctgatgctgggGCGCGCGCTGAACTCGTTTAGCGAGCGCAAGGGCAGCGACGTTTTCATCTCGCTGCGCGAGTCGAAGCTGACACGGTTGCTGTCGGAGAGCTTTGGGGGGAACAGCAAGACGTGGATGCTGGCGACAGTGTCGCCGACGGCGTTCAACCTGACAGAGTCCATCTCCACGATGGACTACGCCACCAACGCGATGGCCATCACCAACAAGGCGAAGGTGAATAGCATGAAGGGTCTGGAActgaaggagctgaaggCTGCCGTGGCACGTTTAGAGAAGCAGCTAGAGAATTTAGCGATGGTGCGCGGTGCAAAGGCGCTAGATGTGGCGGgactgcaggaggagcgggATGCACTGCGTCTGGCTGTTCTCACTGCCCGCTCACAGGACGCCGCCTCAGTGCGGCTACGAAGTACACTGCAGCATATTCAGCTTGGCAACATTGCCCTTCGACGTCGTGTTGAGGCTGCCGAGAAACGTATGATTTGGTCGCTAGACAACGAAGCCTCGTTTCTGTTTTACAAAGGCCGTTGTGCTATTTCGCTGCGGAGAGTGCTTCGTGGGGAGAAGCGTGCGTACCGCCTCGCGCTGTTGGCTGAGAATGGTCAGCTGACGCCTTCTACCTTGAATGTGGAGCTATTCTCTCTGAGCAAAGACGTTACGGCGCGCAAGGATCCAATGGAGCTGGTGGGGCAGAGTATCAGGTTTTGCCTGCGCGTTGTTGGTGCTGAGGACCTCCCGCCACAGTTCTGCCGGCATTCCTTTTGCAAGCTCTCCCTCCTATTCGATCAGGATAACCACTACTTCACCACGAGCACTGCGGAAGACACTACAAATCCGCGTTGGAATCTCGTAAAGCAGTTTGAGCTGCCACATCTGTCACCCGAGGTGATTTCCCACTTTAGCACTCATCGTCTTTTTACGTTCGAGGTGTTTGGGTTCAGCACGTAG
- a CDS encoding putative aspartyl aminopeptidase, whose amino-acid sequence MSTIMSDHVVKMAKEFVSFLNQAITPFHTVQTVAAMLRDAGYTQLDEEKHWEEIAPGGKYYLTRNGTSIVAFAVGGKFDPASGVKIVGAHTDSPNFLLKPRTRSTSSDYQRVAVQCYGGGLWHTWFDRDLTVAGRVIIARERLEQKIIKIDKPIMRIPNLAIHLTTAKDREAFSPNKESHLIPVISTQIAAKLAECDDNDGSNPNHCISLMKAIASVAGCNPGEIVDFDLSVIDTQPAVIGGIHDEFIFSPRLDNLISCYCAVKALVGADLLENDSMMRMICLFDHEECGSSSSQGAAGSLVPDVIEHIVSNKTLRATLVANSFLLSVDGAHGCHPNYADKHESAHRPALHGGPVIKYNANIRYATNGLTAAVVKVMAKKADVPIQEFVTRNDSPCGSTIGPILSALSGIKTADIGNPMISMHSIREMCGTLDVYYMTKLIESFFVNYQNSSE is encoded by the coding sequence ATGTCGACCATTATGTCTGATCATGTTGTGAAGATGGCGAAGGAATTTGTCAGCTTCCTGAATCAAGCCATCACACCATTTCACACGGTGCAAACGGTTGCCGCAATGCTGAGAGATGCCGGGTACACTCAGCTTGATGAGGAGAAACATTGGGAGGAAATTGCTCCAGGTGGCAAGTACTACTTGACGCGCAATGGCACGAGCATTGTCGCGTTTGCAGTCGGAGGAAAATTTGATCCAGCAAGTGGTGTAAAGATTGTTGGGGCGCACACGGATTCCCCTAATTTTCTACTGAAACCGCGCACAAGATCAACTTCCTCTGATTACCAGCGGGTCGCGGTGCAGTGCTATGGTGGCGGTCTGTGGCATACATGGTTTGATCGTGACTTGACAGTTGCTGGCCGCGTCATCATTGCGCGAGAGCGTCTGGAACAGAAGATAATCAAGATCGACAAGCCTATTATGCGCATCCCAAATCTCGCTATTCATTTGACCACTGCCAAGGATCGAGAAGCCTTTTCTCCAAACAAGGAGTCTCATTTGATCCCTGTCATCTCCACGCAGATAGCCGCAAAGCTTGCGGAATGTGATGATAATGACGGATCGAATCCGAATCACTGCATTTCCTTGATGAAGGCAATTGCAAGCGTTGCTGGATGTAATCCAGGCGAAATAGTCGATTTTGATTTGAGTGTCATTGATACACAACCGGCGGTGATTGGTGGAATCCATGATGAGTTTATTTTCTCACCGCGCCTCGATAATCTGATTTCGTGCTACTGCGCTGTCAAGGCGCTTGTTGGCGCTGATCTGTTAGAGAATGATTCGATGATGCGCATGATATGCTTATTCGATCACGAAGAGTGTGGCTCCAGCTCATCTCAGGGTGCTGCGGGCTCTCTTGTTCCTGATGTTATTGAGCACATTGTGAGTAACAAAACGCTTCGTGCAACGTTGGTTGCAAATtcatttcttctctccgtcGATGGGGCACATGGGTGCCACCCGAATTACGCTGACAAGCACGAATCTGCTCACCGGCCAGCTCTTCATGGAGGACCTGTTATAAAATATAATGCAAATATCCGTTACGCGACAAACGGATTAACGGCCGCTGTTGTGAAAGTTATGGCGAAAAAGGCCGACGTGCCCATTCAAGAGTTTGTGACACGCAATGATTCTCCATGCGGATCTACCATTGGACCAATCCTGTCCGCTCTGTCCGGTATTAAAACAGCCGATATTGGCAATCCCATGATTAGCATGCACAGCATCCGCGAGATGTGTGGCACTCTTGACGTCTACTACATGACAAAACTGATTGAATCCTTTTTCGTCAATTACCAGAATTCGTCTGAGTAA
- a CDS encoding putative kinesin: MLEEAYKGFNVCLFAYGQTGSGKTYSLLGDVGSEEHAGVAPRFVRCLFDEAQRMVDEDADLTIKVSLSMIEVYMEKVRDLLVPRQRGQEPESLEIHEDPSRRVYVRGASVHQVLSAERMMELLRKGNASRQTAETRMNETSSRSHAIIQITVSQEFASVEKKDLECVVSLVDLAGSERQTKTESSGQQFDEARKINHSLLMLGRALNSFSERKGSDVFISLRESKLTRLLSESFGGNSKTWMLATVSPTAFNLTESISTMDYATNAMAITNKAKVNKSSRDFEYSDLLKMQKYLEVSAARETSQIESYVAQTAELKAEIEALNQELLTLNDSQLEAGLQEALSERDALVSEMVSKLAGVGLRGGGAPLVCFCGTCKTSLCSIPLGSYEVNTLVVPLYDLVGPPPLLQCNLHVQLTETNDVMVVVELVELHHLPDFATGGVRASIWFEGQASSRVVTPIVSPNGGNPKFNFKQVYIFGPLTGELQRFFSADVLYLQVEGITSVSEDLLDRDDVEAQCLS, translated from the coding sequence atgctggaggaggcgtacaAGGGGTTCAACGTGTGCCTGTTTGCGTACGGGCAGACGGGGAGCGGAAAGACATACAGCCTGCTCGGGGACGTGGGGAGCGAGGAGCACGCGGGCGTGGCGCCGCGGTTTGTGAGGTGTCTGTTcgacgaggcgcagcggatggtggacgaggacgctGACCTGACGATCAAGGTGTCGCTGTCGATGATCGAGGTGTACatggagaaggtgcgcgaCCTGCTTgtgccgcggcagcgcgggCAGGAGCCGGAGTCGCTGGAGATTCACGAGGACCCGAGCCGgcgcgtgtacgtgcgtggcGCAAGCGTGCACCAGGTGCTGAGCGCTGAGCGGatgatggagctgctgcggaagGGCAACGCGAGCCGGCAGACGGCGGAGACTAGGATGAACGAGACGAGCTCGCGGTCGCACGCGATCATACAGATCACGGTGTCGCAGGAGTTCGCGTCTGTGGAGAAGAAGGACCTGGAGTGTGTTGTGTCGCTGGTGGACCTTGCGGGGAGCGAGCGGCAGACGAAAACGGAGTCGAGCGGACAGCAGTTTGACGAGGCAAGAAAGATCAACcactcgctgctgatgctgggGCGCGCGCTGAACTCGTTTAGCGAGCGCAAGGGCAGCGACGTTTTCATCTCGCTGCGCGAGTCGAAGCTGACACGGTTGCTGTCGGAGAGCTTTGGGGGGAACAGCAAGACGTGGATGCTGGCGACAGTGTCGCCGACGGCGTTCAACCTGACAGAGTCCATCTCCACGATGGACTACGCCACCAACGCGATGGCCATCACCAACAAGGCGAAGGTGAACAAAAGTTCAAGAGACTTTGAGTATAGTGATCTCCTAAAGATGCAAAAGTACCTTGAGGTGTCTGCAGCGCGTGAAACGAGTCAGATTGAAAGCTACGTCGCTCAAACGGCTGAGTTGAAGGCGGAGATCGAGGCACTTAATCAGGAGCTGCTGACGCTGAACGATTCACAGCTCGAGGCTGGGTTGCAGGAGGCACTTTCCGAGCGGGATGCGCTTGTATCGGAAATGGTGTCGAAGCTTGCTGGCGTTGGTCtaaggggaggaggtgcaccGCTTGTATGCTTTTGTGGCACGTGCAAGACTTCGCTGTGCTCGATCCCTCTTGGCTCTTATGAAGTAAACACGCTGGTCGTGCCGCTGTATGATCTTGTGggaccaccaccgctgctgcaatGCAATCTTCACGTACAGCTCACCGAGACCAATGACGTGATGGTGGTTGTAGAGCTCGTGGAGCTGCATCATTTACCTGACTTTGCCACGGGTGGAGTGCGTGCGTCGATTTGGTTTGAAGGGCAGGCGAGCAGTCGGGTTGTTACTCCCATTGTCTCTCCAAACGGTGGTAACCCAAAGTTCAATTTCAAGCAGGTGTACATTTTTGGTCCATTGACGGGCGAGCTTCAGCGCTTCTTTTCCGCTGATGTGTTATATCTACAGGTGGAGGGCATCACCAGTGTCTCTGAGGACTTGCTTGATAGGGATGACGTGGAGGCGCAGTGTCTTTCTTAG